A window of Primulina tabacum isolate GXHZ01 chromosome 4, ASM2559414v2, whole genome shotgun sequence contains these coding sequences:
- the LOC142542007 gene encoding uncharacterized protein LOC142542007 produces the protein MEHIARFTIQCGELANLENFNNLKLRLFPNSLTGTAFAWYASLPRNSVMSWQEMERQFHIQFYITEPEVCIADLSRVTQKKGDSVEYFIDRFKKIKNRCKVFIPETEFVKMAQKGLDFELRKKFQGMEFRDFFELAAKVAEYEELLREESYKKKIAMGSYYQKVEDVALAEIRSAGSCTVPLLKKKPTEPERKNNSQLPKDMQYTFDVSKTEEVFDFLVKEKFITFPPDHRMPPTEELKGREYCKYHNSYNHATNSCWAFKNILQDRINKGVVKFPNKQECLWRWMMILSPSSFG, from the coding sequence ATGGAACATATAGCCAGATTCACCATCCAGTGTGGGGAATTAGCCAACTTGGAGAACTTCAACAATCTAAAGTTGCGGCTATTCCCAAATTCCCTCACTGGGACTGCATTTGCTTGGTATGCCTCACTCCCCAGAAATTcagtgatgagttggcaagagATGGAAAGACAATTTCACATTCAATTCTATATAACAGAGCCAGAAGTGTGCATTGCCGACTTATCCAGAGTCACTCAAAAGAAAGGAGACTCTGTGGAATATTTCATAGACAGGTTCAAGAAGATAAAGAATAGGTGCAAGGTATTCATACCTGAGACCGAGTTCGTGAAGATGGCACAAAAGGGGCTGGATTTTGAATTAAGGAAGAAATTCCAAGGTATGGAGTTCAGGGATTTCTTTGAGCTAGCCGCCAAAGTAGCTGAATACGAAGAACTCTTGCGGGAAGAGTCATACAAGAAGAAAATTGCTATGGGGTCTTATTATCAGAAGGTGGAAGACGTGGCATTGGCAGAGATTAGATCAGCTGGGTCTTGCACAGTTCCCCTGTTAAAAAAGAAGCCAACAGAACCTGAAAGGAAGAACAACTCCCAACTCCCCAAAGACATGCAGTATACATTTGATGTGTCAAAGACCGAGGAAGTTTTTGATTTCTTGGTAAAAGAAAAATTCATCACTTTTCCACCTGATCACAGGATGCCACCCACAGAAGAGCTGAAAGGACGGGAGTATTGTAAGTACCACAACTCCTACAATCATGCTACTAACTCTTGTTGGGCGTTCAAGAACATTTTGCAGGACAGGATTAACAAGGGAGTCGTGAAGTTTCCTAACAAACAGGAGTGTCTATGGCGGTGGATGATGATCCTTTCCCCCAGTAGCTTTGGTTAA